Genomic DNA from uncultured Desulfuromusa sp.:
TCTCTGTGAGAAAGTTTGCCCGCAACAAGCCATCAGTTATCAGGAAACCTCAGTAGGAGATATCCGCTCCGGCTACTCTTCGAGAATCAAGAATATGGTCCATATCGGTGATCTGAAGATCGGTTCAACGCGTGGGACTTATCTGATCAGCGAAATGGTGAAGAAGATAGACGCAGAAAAGCTCTCTGTTATTGACGGGCCTCCGGGAAATTCCTGTGCCGCAGTTGCAGCCATAAAACCGGCGGATCTGGTTGTTCTGGTTGTTGAGCCGACACCGTTTGGTTTTCATGATATGCAGCAGACGGAACAAATTGTGCAGCAGATGGGCAAGAACTACCTCATCATCGCTAATAAAGCGATGGATTCAGAAAGTGTCGAGCAGTTTTTCCGGGATAAATCTAAAAAAACGGCATTGATCGTTCCTCTGGATGACCGATATCACAAAGCAAATCTCCAGGGTGAAATTCTTAGTCAGCAGTTCAGTGACATCCATAACGGACTGCATGCAGCAATTAGTCGGGAGCTGGAAAAACTATGACTCGTCAGATCGCCATCCTCAGCGGCAAGGGGGGAGCTGGAAAGACCTCCATTACCGCTTCAATTATCAAAATGATGGATTCCGTTGTTGCCGTCGATGCAGATGTCAATGCTTCCAATTTGCCAATTCTTCTCCCTTATGTTTCTCAATCAAGCAATGCCTATTATGGGATGGATATTGCCAGGGTTGATCATGATCAATGTACTCGCTGTGGCCTCTGCCAGTCGACCTGTCAGTTTGATGCCATCAGTCAAAATGAAGATGGTACCATTGTCATTGATTCCGATTGTGAAGGTTGTGCTGCCTGTGCCTATGTCTGCCCGGTTAATGCCATCAGTATGGCAGAACGTAAGGGGGGCGATTGGTATGTCAGCTCTATTCGTAACGGTTTCCTGGTCCATGCGGATTTAATTCCAGGCGAAGATAATAGTGGAAAATTGATTACCAAGGTTCGGGGAGAAGCATCAACTATTGCAAAAGAGAAGAATATTGCCTACATTGTTATCGACGGTCCGCCGGGAACCAGTTGTCAGGCAATTTCATCAATCACTGGAGTTGATCTGGTTCTGGCAGTTGTCGAAGAAAGCCTTTCCGGGCTATCTGATTATCGCCGGTTGGCGGAACTGGTACAGAAATTTTCTATCCCCCATTATGTCCTGCTTAATAAGGCAGGATTCAGTTCAGAGGTTGAAAATAAAATAATTCAAACTGCTGATGAATTTGATGGGAAAATAATCGCTCAAATTCCCTTTGACCACAAAATTCCACAAGCACTGCAAAACCTGGAATCACTGGCGGATATGGAAGATTATAAAAAGATTATTGCTGAACTCCTTGAAGAGATGAAATTAACCTTGGAAGACTAATCCCCCACAATCTACAAAGGATCTGGACGATGAAGGCTGTAAAAATTACCGATGGAATTTATTGTTTACCTGTGAATCTGGAAAGCTACCAGCTGTTTGAAGGTATGTGGCCGATGCCTAATGGAATTTCAATCAATTCCTATATTGTTCAAGGTGATAAAACTGCCATAATTGATTTGGTGGAAGATACTGATGGCAAGCCGGCAGAATTAGAAGCGGAAATCCATTCCATCCCCCTGGATCCAAAAAATATTGACTATATGGTTATCAATCATATGGAGCCGGACCACACAAGCTGGTTGCCTGAATTTTACAGGAAAAATCCTCAGCTGCAATTTTATCTGACCGGGAAAGCTGCAGGGCTATTGAAATCGTTCTGTGGTATTGAAGATAATGTTCATATTGTCAAAGACGGCGATACTCTGGACCTAGGGCAAGGTAAGGTTCTCAGTTTTCATGAGACCCCCAATATCCATTGGCCCGAAACAATGATGACCTTTGAGCAAAGCAGCGGGACGCTGTTCTCCTGTGATGCTTTTGGTTCTTACGGCAAGCTGGAAAAAGTTTTTTTTGATGACCGTCTTTCCACCGAACAGCACACTTTTTTCAGCAATGAAGCACTGCGCTATTTTGCCAATATCGTCGCCAGCTTTTCGCCTTTTGTGCTCAAAGGGATTAATAAACTGAGTTCTTTGGATATCAAGGTGATTGCTCCGTCGCACGGGATTGTCTGGCGGGAAAACCCCAAGCAGATCATCGATTCCTATTCCCGTTTTGCAGAATATATGGTTGGCCCAGCCGAAGCTGAGGTGACTGTGATCTGGTCAAGTATGTATGGCAACACCGAAAAGCTGGTCAATAATGTTGTTCAGGGGGTTCGAAAAGAAGGATTGCCGGTGCATGTCCACCGTGTCCCCGATGAGCACGTTGGGATTGTTCTGGCTTCTGCCTGGAGGTCAGCGGGGCTTATCCTTGGAATGCCGACTTACGAATATGAAATGTTCCCACCTATGGCCTGGGTGCTCGACATGTTCCGGCGGAAAAAAGTTCAGAACAAGAAAGTTCTCCGCTTCGGCTCGGCTGGCTGGTCCGGCGGTGCCCAGCGTGAACTGGATAAGTTGACCGAGAAACTGAAATGGGAATTTATTGATCCCATTGAGTGGATGGGAGCGCCAACGGATCATGAACTGGATCTGGCTTTGACCCAGGGGCAAGCTCTGGCCAGACAGGTCAAGGAATTCTGCTCCAAGTAGGGAAATTTGCTTGTGGCTTCCGGTTCATAGTGGAATGCAAGCTCATATCTATACTGGATTTGTTGAAGCTGTTTTGATAAAACAGTGGAATATGGTTTGTATGAGACTTCGTTGCTCTTAGAGGGGAAAGTGGAAAGAAAAACTTACAGATAACATTCGAAAACCGCCAAACTGGGATTAAACTGGTTGGCGGTTTTTTTGTTTTAGCGCTGAATGTTAGCGAGGGACATGACCAACAGAGGGGCAAAAGAGCTTGTTTCCACACCTTTCGGCACTGTTTTGCAACTCATCTGCTGGAAGCGGACTATGACATCCGAACCATCCAGGAGCTTTTAGGTCATAAGGACACCAGCACCGCCATGATTTACACGCACGTACTGAATAAGGGAGGAAAAGAAGTATTAAGTCCGATGGATGGACTTTGAACCGGCTTAGACGGGTCTTTCTATACCGGGGGAGGTAAAGGCCAAAGTGATTAGAACATGTTGAAGTATAAGGGAAAGATAGATTTATCGGTACTTGAGCCGGCAATTATATACAGCTCTGAGTTTCTATGTTTACAGGTATATACAGACCTGTCCATTTATAGTTAACTGTATGAAACAGAGAGAGATCTTCGGATGGATATAAATCAACTCGTTAATGACGCTAGCGAAAAAGACGTCAAGTCCGCACTATCATATTTTCTCCAAAGTTACATGACTCCAGCTTTTGGCGCTTTACCTAAAAACGAAGTCGAGCTAATCGTACTGAATGTGCTCGAAAAATTGAAAGCAATAGATGAAGAACCGGAATTGTATGAGTTTGTATCAAAACTGAAGGTAACCCGTTCCAAGGCGCGTGGCTTGATCTATGATCGAGAGCTTAGGAGATCTTCTGAAGAAGAACTAGATAATAAAGTAAAAAGCCTATTAAAGAGACCGCTAATTCAAAAGAATGGTGACCTATATGTTCTAGAGGTGGAAAACCCTTTAGTTTCAGATCACCTAAGATCAAAAGTGCAAAAATTAGGCTATGTCTCTGATGGATCATTTTCACCAAGCATTATTAAGCTGGGTCTTGATGCTATCACTGCGCTTATAGAGTCGTATTTATCCACTAAAGAAAAAGAAGATATCAAAGCTGCGTTGGTAGCTGCCGGTGCGCCGGACACGTCTTTCAAAGGCATCCTAAAGGCTACTTTCAAGAAGGTCGCCAGTAAATTAGCATCGGATACTGGAGAAGCCTTGATGGACAAAGCATCTGATTTTATCTCTCCAATAATAGATGCAGGTATTGAACTAATTACAGCAAAGGCTGACGAGCTTTTTGAAGAAGATGAGGAGTAAAACGGTTAACAAGGCGCTCAAGTAAGGACGCGCTAACGCGCGCCGCTTAGCTTGGCGTTATACATCTATGAAATGGATATTCAAAATAGGCGAGATCTCCAACGGGGCTTATGAGTGTATCGGCAAGCGTGATACAGGAAATATTGTCTCACTTACTTGTGGTGAAGATGAGGTCTATCGCGTTTATCAGCAGGCATACGAGCTGGAGCTAGAAATGGGTACCTTACCAGGTGAAGCTCTTTTCCAGATTGTCTCTAGTGCAAAACACTTATGGAGTACAGAATATAATGATGCTTCCTTCGGATCTTGGTTGGTAGAGGATAGGGAAACCAATGATCGTTTCATCTATGATGGCAAAGATTTCTATTTTGCTGCTTACCTAGGTAGGATTGACCCAGTATGGGAGGGTGCTATCAGCGATTTAGATGCGAATGCAGCTAAAGTTTTTCAATTGCTGATTTAATTCGATGTATAGCAAATCATTAAAGCCGACCGCTTACGCATGTCACGCCATTTGCAGGAAAAGCAAATAGCGCGCCACGCTACGGCGGCTTAATTCCACCGTTAGAAGGAAAAAATATGAAGGAAGTCATAGAAGAGCTACTGTACGAACAAGAGAGCCATACTCTAGACTTCAAGTCCGAGCAGTATAAATTTATTGGTGCAGAGCCACATGAAAAATGCGAATTACTCAAAGACATATTAGCCTTTGCGAACGCATGGCGACGCACAGATGCTTACATACTAATTGGCGTAAAAGAAAACAGTGGTGGTCGTGCTGAAATTGTTGGAATTCAAGAAAGCATTGACGATGCCCAATTGCAGCAATTTGTGAATCAAAAAGTTCAAAGACCAATTAACTTTTCATATCATTCAATTGACTTTGAAAATAAAAACATCGCTGTTATTAAAATTGGACCGCAGGAGCGGCCAATTTACCTTAAAAATAATTACGGAAGACTAAAAAAAGATACTATTTACATAAAAAGAGGCTCATCTACTGACATCGCATCACCTGATGAAATTTCTAAAATGGGCTCAGCAGCAGCCGAACCTTATAGCAGAGAACCAAATTTAATTTTTGGCTTTGCCGATCTTAAGAACAGGAAAACGTTAGGGAATGAAATCGAGGCAGAAACTAAAATAATAAATATTACAGACGAATCATCAATTCCCGACTACGGAACCTCAGGTTCTGGCATATACGCCACGCGACTCAGTGACTACAGTAAAAACAAAGACTACTATCGTGAACTTGCTGAATTTGCGAAGCAGAAAAACTATTTCTATCCTTTGTCTTTTTCGCTCTACAATGAATCTAATATTGTTTCTTCAGGCATAAATATCGAACTGTTCATAAAGAACAACGATAACATATTGACAATTTACGAAGAAAAAGACTTGCAAGACTTACCATCCTCTGACGGGCTATTTTTAAGGAGTAACATCAATACAATAATAAAAAGCAGTCAATCAACTACGAGTCTTAAGCGGGTCGGCTCTGATTATCATGCTGAATTCTTTATTGAAAAAGCACAGCCAAAACAGACAATATTTTACGAAGACTACTTATATATTGGTTCAACGGACAGCACAAATGTCAAAATCGATTTCACAATCTACAGTGACAACCTTTCCAACCCATTAACAGGGGAACTACAGTTAAACCTTAATACTGAAACTAAATCTATTAGTTATCGCAATATACCAAGGTTAAACAAATAATTCTTCTAACACTTATCAGGCCCCCGGCCGTTAAGAGTAAAGATAGCCATTAACGCAAAAGATGACTTTTCGTTCTTTGACAAGCGACTGATCAACTACGAATCATCCGGTTTCTGACTTGGGCTTCTTAACTGGCTGCAGATTTCGAATTCTGCTCCAAACATTTATCGAGGCTCTTGAGTGCGAAGGGCTGGGCATCTGTGACCAAACTGCCTTCGCTACCTGGAAACACTTGCGTACCCTTGTGCCGTCCCATTCAAAAAAGCTTGGTCCTGTCACTATCACCGACCATAGTTAGTGCCGGGCTCGGGGAAGGAGCAGAATCAGTTGCTGACCCCATTGGATCATCGCGCATTTGTTTGTGAGGGCGGGACAGCCCCCCAATCAAAAACAACTGGCTGACGGGAGTTGGCAACTTATGCCGATCGACTTTGGGTTTTTATGCCCCAGAACAAAGTCGATATTTTCGATCGGCCAGCTAGTATCAGAAGAAGATGAACTCGCTGCCGACGACAAGACGTTCGCGATAAGGTTTGATCAGGCGTAAGAAAGATTTTGGTTTGGTGGATATATTCTTGTGAACCACAACCTCACCGACAGAATTGAGAGACCAGACATCCATGGATCACTATTCAGGTCGATTCCGCTATAATAAATTGTGCTGGCTCCTTTGTTTGAGGGTTGTGTCACTTCTTAAGGTTTCCCCAGTGGTGCAGTTTTCAGGGGGGCGGCATTTGCATGAAAATAGTTTCTTGGTATCTTTGTATCTTTGTGATTTTAATAATGGTTCGAGGAAATAGAGGATGAAGATGCAGGAAGCATTGTTATATCAAAAATTGGATGATGGTAAGGTTCGCTGCCGGCTTTGTGCCCATTATTGTGTGATTGCCAGAGGTCAGAAAGGGCTCTGCCAGGTACGCGAAAATCAGGATGGCAAACTTTACTCTCTGGTTTATGGTCGCACTATCAGTCAGGGTGTTGACCCTATTGAGAAAAAGCCCTTGTATCATTTTTACCCCGGCAGTCGGACTTTTTCCATTGCGACACCGGGATGTAACTTCCGTTGTGACTGGTGTCAGAACTGGGAGATTTCACAGGTGCCCCGGCCGCAACATTTTATGACAGGAAAAGAGTTATCCCCGGATGATGTCGTCGCCGCTGCCCGGACGTCTGCTTGCCGTTCAATTGCTTATACCTACACAGAACCGACAATTTTCTTTGAATACAGCTATGATACAGCTCGTCTGGCACGGGAAGCCGGGATCGCCAACCTGTACGTCAGCAATGGCTATATGTCGTCAGAAATGCTGGATTTGTTTCATCCCTGGCTGGATGCCGCCAATATCGATCTTAAAGCTTTTCGGGATGCAACCTATCGAAAATATGTGGGTGCCGGATTACAGCCGGTCCTTGATAGTCTGAAAAGACTTTCCAGTGCAGGAGTCTGGCTTGAAGTGACGACGCTGGTGATTCCCGGTATCAATGATGATCCGAAGGAATTGGAGGATATTGCAATGTTTATTGCTGAAGAGCTCGGAACCGATACTCCCTGGCATGTCAGCCGGTTTTTCCCACAGTATAAAATGGAGCAGATTCCCCCGACACCGCCGGAGGTTTTGCAGCAGGCGGTTGAAATCGGGCAGAAGAAGGGGCTTAAATACGTTTATATGGGGAATGTCGGCGGAGAAATGAACACAAATTGCCCTGCTTGCGGTGCTTTGCTGATTCGTCGTAGTCGTTTTGAGGTGAGTTGTCAGGTGGACAGGAAGGGGTGCTGCCCCGGTTGTGGTGAACATATTGCCGGCGTTGGGGTTGCCGGAGGGTAACCAGTTACTGATTTTTTAAATGTTCCAGGTAGTCTGCCCACTCTAAGGGCAGCAGGTTTTTTTTCTGATTGTTGCACTCCTTACAGGCAGGAACGCAGTTGCCTTTAGTCGATCGTCCTCCTCTGGCAACTGGAACAACGTGGTCAAGGGTCAATTCTTTGGGGAGGACAGATCGTCCGCAGTAATGGCAGATCCCTTTGGCAATCCGGTTTTTCCACCAGTTCTGTTTGCGCAATTCTCGCGCTTTCTGCCGTTCCCTGCGGACCTGTTCTTCATCAACTTCAATTTCCCAGTCCATCTTATCTCCTCGGTTTCGGGCAGATTATTGCACAATTTGCTGATTTATGCGATCTTGTCAAATTGTTTTTCATCGAAAAAATATCGGAATGGAAGATATAACATATGAAAATCCTTATTGTTGGCTCTGGTCAGGTCGGCTATTTTTTGTGCGACCGCCTGTCACGTGAAGGGCATGAAGTGACCCTGGTTGATCAGGATGAAGCTGTTGTTGAACGGGCTCAGGATCGTTTGAATGTTCTTGGTGTTGTCGGCAACGGGGCAAGCGCAGAGATTTTGGTGCAAGCCGGTATTAACGATGTCGATATCTTTATTGCCGTGACCAATATGGATGAGGTGAATATTCTTGCCTGTTTGTTGGCGCGCGAGTATCAGGTTAAAATTCTTGTTGCACGAACCAAGAATATTGAGTACACCAGCCACAAAGCGGTTCTTTCAAAAGAAAAACTCGGGATTGATCTGCTGATCAACCCGGAAGATGCCGTTGCCGAAGAACTTTCCAAACTAGCTTGTAATTCCAAAGCATTTGATGTCGCTGAATTTGCCGATGGCCAGATCCTGTTTCAGGGTTACAGGATCGAAGCAGAAAGCCCTCTGTGTGATTTAACTTTGACAGAGCTGGGTGAATTGCGAGGGATGTATCGTTTCCTTGTTGTCGCTATTAGTCGAGGCAGTGCCACGATTATCCCGCGGGGAGATGACATGATCCAGGCAGGTGATCGGATCTACATCTTTGCCCCGCAGCAGGAGCTGCCATCCATAAATTATCTATTGCAATCGGAACGATCAGAAGAAAAATCGAATCGCAGGGTCTTTGTTCTTGGTGGCGGGAGGATCGGTTTACAGGTCGCCCAGAATATGGAAAAGCTCCATTTTCAGATCAAGTTAATCGAGAAAGATGAGGACCGCTGTTATAAGTTGGCTGAGCAGTTAAATAAGACTGTTGTTATCAATGCTGAAGGGTTGGATGTCCAGACTCTGGTTGATGAAGGGTTGACGGATGCTGATGTTTTCATCGCCGTCACTGAAAACGATCAGACGAATATTCTCACCTGCTTGTTGGCGCGACAACATAATGTTCGGCGGACTCTCGCACTGGTGAGTCAACCGGAGTTGATCGGGCTGGCTTCTGATCTTGGTATTGACGCCTGTATTTCTCCCCGCCTGGCAGCGGCGGGGGCCATTCTGAAATTTGTGCGACGGGGTGATATTATCTCCCTGACTGCCGTTGAGGGCAGCAATTCCGAAGTTTTAGAACTGGAAATTGGCAAAGACAGTGGCCTGCTGGCAACTCCCTTGAGTGGGTTACATTTTCCCCGTGGAGCTATTATCGGAGCTATTGTCCGGGGTGATAACTATGAGATTCCAACAGGTGACAGTACCCTAGAAGCTGGGGATCGCGTCGTTGTTTTCACTCTTCCGGAAGCGTTGCAGAAGGTTGAAAGGTTTTTTGCCTGAATGAATCTTATTCTGACATTACGCATTCTGGGAGCGCTGCTTCTCTTTCTTGGTGGATCGCTTTTTGCCCCGCTGCCTTTTTCCTGGTACTACGGGGATGGCGTCTGGTCGGCATTTCTCGCTTCTGCGATGATCTGTTTTATTATTGGCGGCCTGCTGTTCCGTTTTTGTAAGAGTCCAAAAGAGCTGACGGTTCGTGAAGGATTTGCTGTTGTAACTTTTGGCTGGACTGTTTTTGCTGTTTTTGGCGCACTTCCCTATCTGCTTTCCGGAGCTATTGCTTCTCCCCTCGATGCCATTTTTGAAACGATGAGTGGATTTACCACGACCGGTTCTACCATTCTGACAGAAATTGAAGCCATGCCGCAGAGTTTATTGTTCTGGCGTGCTTTGACCCATTGGCTTGGTGGCATGGGGATTATTGTTCTTTCTCTGGCAATTTTACCGATGCTGGGTGTCGGAGGTATGCAGTTGTTTAAGGCGGAGGTTCCCGGCCCCACAGCTGACCGTCTGAAACCACGTATTCAGGATACGGCTAAAATGCTCTGGGGTGTTTATGTGCTGTTAACTGCAGTTGAAACCCTGTTGTTGATGTTCGGGGGAATGAGTTTTTTTGATGCGCTTTGCCATTCTTTCGCAACTTTAGCCACAGGTGGTTTTTCGACCAAGAACAATTCTTTAGCTGCTTACGACAGCAGTTATATTGATGGTGTGGTCACCCTGTTTATGATTCTGGCCGGGATTAACTTCGCTCTTCACTTTCAGATATTACGCGGTAAAGCCAAAGAATTTTTCCAGAGTGAGGAGTTGCGTGTCTATCTCGGTATTATTCTGGCGGCAACAGTCATTATCATGTCATTCAATTGGTCCTCAGGGATTTATCGACACTTTGGTGAGAATTTGCGTTACTCCATTTTTCAGGTGTCTTCAATAATGACGACGACCGG
This window encodes:
- a CDS encoding 4Fe-4S binding protein, which encodes MIISVVSGKGGAGKTTLAASIAEVFSAEFYDLDVDAPNAEYFLQPELSKTTPVNQPVPVFSEELCDGCGLCTKACRFHALYKILKTVYLTEPLCHGCGLCEKVCPQQAISYQETSVGDIRSGYSSRIKNMVHIGDLKIGSTRGTYLISEMVKKIDAEKLSVIDGPPGNSCAAVAAIKPADLVVLVVEPTPFGFHDMQQTEQIVQQMGKNYLIIANKAMDSESVEQFFRDKSKKTALIVPLDDRYHKANLQGEILSQQFSDIHNGLHAAISRELEKL
- a CDS encoding ATP-binding protein is translated as MTRQIAILSGKGGAGKTSITASIIKMMDSVVAVDADVNASNLPILLPYVSQSSNAYYGMDIARVDHDQCTRCGLCQSTCQFDAISQNEDGTIVIDSDCEGCAACAYVCPVNAISMAERKGGDWYVSSIRNGFLVHADLIPGEDNSGKLITKVRGEASTIAKEKNIAYIVIDGPPGTSCQAISSITGVDLVLAVVEESLSGLSDYRRLAELVQKFSIPHYVLLNKAGFSSEVENKIIQTADEFDGKIIAQIPFDHKIPQALQNLESLADMEDYKKIIAELLEEMKLTLED
- a CDS encoding FprA family A-type flavoprotein, whose amino-acid sequence is MKAVKITDGIYCLPVNLESYQLFEGMWPMPNGISINSYIVQGDKTAIIDLVEDTDGKPAELEAEIHSIPLDPKNIDYMVINHMEPDHTSWLPEFYRKNPQLQFYLTGKAAGLLKSFCGIEDNVHIVKDGDTLDLGQGKVLSFHETPNIHWPETMMTFEQSSGTLFSCDAFGSYGKLEKVFFDDRLSTEQHTFFSNEALRYFANIVASFSPFVLKGINKLSSLDIKVIAPSHGIVWRENPKQIIDSYSRFAEYMVGPAEAEVTVIWSSMYGNTEKLVNNVVQGVRKEGLPVHVHRVPDEHVGIVLASAWRSAGLILGMPTYEYEMFPPMAWVLDMFRRKKVQNKKVLRFGSAGWSGGAQRELDKLTEKLKWEFIDPIEWMGAPTDHELDLALTQGQALARQVKEFCSK
- a CDS encoding tyrosine-type recombinase/integrase, which gives rise to MVGGFFVLALNVSEGHDQQRGKRACFHTFRHCFATHLLEADYDIRTIQELLGHKDTSTAMIYTHVLNKGGKEVLSPMDGL
- a CDS encoding ATP-binding protein, with protein sequence MKEVIEELLYEQESHTLDFKSEQYKFIGAEPHEKCELLKDILAFANAWRRTDAYILIGVKENSGGRAEIVGIQESIDDAQLQQFVNQKVQRPINFSYHSIDFENKNIAVIKIGPQERPIYLKNNYGRLKKDTIYIKRGSSTDIASPDEISKMGSAAAEPYSREPNLIFGFADLKNRKTLGNEIEAETKIINITDESSIPDYGTSGSGIYATRLSDYSKNKDYYRELAEFAKQKNYFYPLSFSLYNESNIVSSGINIELFIKNNDNILTIYEEKDLQDLPSSDGLFLRSNINTIIKSSQSTTSLKRVGSDYHAEFFIEKAQPKQTIFYEDYLYIGSTDSTNVKIDFTIYSDNLSNPLTGELQLNLNTETKSISYRNIPRLNK
- the amrS gene encoding AmmeMemoRadiSam system radical SAM enzyme, with the protein product MKMQEALLYQKLDDGKVRCRLCAHYCVIARGQKGLCQVRENQDGKLYSLVYGRTISQGVDPIEKKPLYHFYPGSRTFSIATPGCNFRCDWCQNWEISQVPRPQHFMTGKELSPDDVVAAARTSACRSIAYTYTEPTIFFEYSYDTARLAREAGIANLYVSNGYMSSEMLDLFHPWLDAANIDLKAFRDATYRKYVGAGLQPVLDSLKRLSSAGVWLEVTTLVIPGINDDPKELEDIAMFIAEELGTDTPWHVSRFFPQYKMEQIPPTPPEVLQQAVEIGQKKGLKYVYMGNVGGEMNTNCPACGALLIRRSRFEVSCQVDRKGCCPGCGEHIAGVGVAGG
- a CDS encoding HNH endonuclease, producing MDWEIEVDEEQVRRERQKARELRKQNWWKNRIAKGICHYCGRSVLPKELTLDHVVPVARGGRSTKGNCVPACKECNNQKKNLLPLEWADYLEHLKNQ
- the trkA gene encoding Trk system potassium transporter TrkA; translated protein: MKILIVGSGQVGYFLCDRLSREGHEVTLVDQDEAVVERAQDRLNVLGVVGNGASAEILVQAGINDVDIFIAVTNMDEVNILACLLAREYQVKILVARTKNIEYTSHKAVLSKEKLGIDLLINPEDAVAEELSKLACNSKAFDVAEFADGQILFQGYRIEAESPLCDLTLTELGELRGMYRFLVVAISRGSATIIPRGDDMIQAGDRIYIFAPQQELPSINYLLQSERSEEKSNRRVFVLGGGRIGLQVAQNMEKLHFQIKLIEKDEDRCYKLAEQLNKTVVINAEGLDVQTLVDEGLTDADVFIAVTENDQTNILTCLLARQHNVRRTLALVSQPELIGLASDLGIDACISPRLAAAGAILKFVRRGDIISLTAVEGSNSEVLELEIGKDSGLLATPLSGLHFPRGAIIGAIVRGDNYEIPTGDSTLEAGDRVVVFTLPEALQKVERFFA
- a CDS encoding TrkH family potassium uptake protein, translating into MNLILTLRILGALLLFLGGSLFAPLPFSWYYGDGVWSAFLASAMICFIIGGLLFRFCKSPKELTVREGFAVVTFGWTVFAVFGALPYLLSGAIASPLDAIFETMSGFTTTGSTILTEIEAMPQSLLFWRALTHWLGGMGIIVLSLAILPMLGVGGMQLFKAEVPGPTADRLKPRIQDTAKMLWGVYVLLTAVETLLLMFGGMSFFDALCHSFATLATGGFSTKNNSLAAYDSSYIDGVVTLFMILAGINFALHFQILRGKAKEFFQSEELRVYLGIILAATVIIMSFNWSSGIYRHFGENLRYSIFQVSSIMTTTGFGTADFELWPVVAQYILLLLMFIGGCAGSTGGGMKVARILLLFKHAQVQVFRLIHPRAIRLVKLGNRPVDKEVLQAILGFFALFIGVFVVGSLLVAASGMDLISAGSAVVACLANIGPGLGSVGPVDNFSHVPGFGKMVLVICMLMGRLELFTVLVLFFPSFWRK